One Thermus thermamylovorans genomic window, GAAGGAAAGGGCCTCCGCGTAGCGGAAGTCGATCTGCTTTTTGGGCTCAGTCTTCACCATGGCGAAGCGGATGGCCCCCAGGGCCACCATCCTGGCCGCCTCCTCCTTGGCGGGGTGCCCGGGGTTTTTCTCCTCGATGACCTTGAGGGCCCGCCGCTCTGCCTCCTCCAGGACCTCGTCCACGCTCACCGAAAGGCCCTTCCTTCCCGACATCTGCTTGCCCTCCAGGAGCACGGTCTCGTAGGCCAGGTGGAAGGCGCCTTCCGCCAGATCCGGCCTCCCCGCCAGGGCTAAGGCGGCCCGCACCAGGGCCTGGGGGTGGCTCTGGCGCACGTCGATGACGTTCACGGTTTCCTTGGCCGCTGGGGTGTAGGGCTCCCCCTCGGGGGCGCTGGTCCTTAGGGCAGGGTAGTAGGGGTTTTCGTAGGAACGGAAGGGGAGGCCCTGGAGGAGGCCCATCTTCCAGAACTGGAAGGCGATGTCCTTGGCGTAGTAGGTGGCCGCCCCCCCGGAGCGCACCAGGACGAAGTAGGGGTCCTCCAGCCCGGGGATGAAGGGGCTTGCGTCCATGACCAAAGCCCCGGTGTACTTGCCCTCGGTGGGGCGGAAGACGTGGGGGCTTCGTTCCAGGATTTCCAGAGCCTGGCCCAGAAGCCCAGCCCGCACGATGTCCGATTCCCAGACCAGAAGGTCGTAATGAGCATTCAGGGCCTTCATGGTGGCCATCTGGGCCAGGAGGATGCGGTTCACCTCCTCCCGCAGCTCCCCACGCTCCAGGGCGTGGAGCACCTCTTCGATCTCCCCCTGAAGCTTCTCGTAGTCGGGGTCCTGGTGGAGGCGCACGTAGGCCCTTCCAGCGAAGTGGTCGTACTTCTCCTTCCCGTCCCACGCCAGGCCATAGTGCCTTAGGGCGAAAAGGGTTTCCGCCGCCTGGCGGCCGGTGTCGTCGATGTAGTTCAGCACCAGGACCTCCCGGCCCGCGAAGGCCAGGATGCGGGCCAGGCTGTCCCCCAGGGCGATGTTCCTGAGGTGGCCCACGTGGAGCTCCTTGTTGGGGTTCACCGAGGTGTGCTCCAGGAGGACCAGGCCCTCCCGCTTGGGCAGAGGCCCCTTGGGCCTCAGGGCCTCCTTGAGGAGATCTTCCGTGCGGATGCGGAAGTTCAAATACCCCCCCACGGGGATGACTTCCTCCACGAAAGGGGGAAGGTCCAGGCGGGCCTTGAGCTCCTCGGCGATGGCCTGGGGGGGTTTCCTTAGCTCCTTAGCCAGGGCGAAGAGGGGTACCCCGTAGTCCCCCGGCTTGTCCTTGGGGGCCCTGGCCACCTTGAGGCGGAGGTCTAGGCCCAGCTCTTTAAGGGCGGTTTGAATGGCCTCTTCCAGGGCGCGGCGCACCATCAGGGGGTTATCTTACCCCAGGTGTTTAAGGTGGGTTTAGGCGACGCTGGTTAATCTGGGAATCAGAATGGGATGGCAACGGTGGGGTGGGTTAACGCTCTTGTTCCTGGGGGTAGCCCTTTCCCAGGGCATGCTGGCGGCGGGCTCTGGGCATAGCCTCTTCCTTAAGCAAGGCGTGGTTAAACTGGGCGCTTTGTGGGGATGGGGCTGGAACTACCATGGCCAGCTGGGAGACGGAACCTTCTTAAATCGTAACCGCCCGGTGCTTTTGCTGCAGGGTGTGGTGGCCGTGGCGGCGGGCGAAGCCCATACCTTGGCCTTGGACCCCGAGGGAAGGGTGCTGGCCTTTGGCCGCAACGAGGAGGGCCAGCTGGGCTTGGGTTCCTTGGCCAGCCAAGGCCGGCCGGTGCGCGTGGAGGGCTTGCCCAGGATCGTGGGCGTGGCGGGAGGATACGCGCACAGCCTTTTTCTGGCGGAGGGCGGGGTGGTGTACGCCTCTGGGGCCAACGTGGAGGGCCAACTAGGCGATGGCACCTACGAGATGCGGAAGTCCCCGGTGCGGGTTCAGGGGCTTCCCCCGATAATGGCGGTGGTGGCGGGGTACTTCCACTCCTTGGCCATCACCCGCGAGGGGCAGCTTTACGCTTGGGGGGCCAACCTTTCAGGCCAGATGGGGGACGGCACGGTGGAGTCCCGCTCCCGGCCCTTGCCGGTGGAGGGCTTATCCCGGGTGGTCCAGGCCGTGGGTGGGGGTAGCTTCAGTGCGGCCCTCTTGGGGGATGGCTCGGTGTATGTCTTCGGTCTGGATTCCGCTACACCAAAGCGGCTTGCAGGCTTGCCGCCAATAGTGGCCTTGGCGGCGGGCCGGGAGCACCTCCTTTGCCTGACCCGGGAAGGTGAGGTGTGGGCCTTAGGGGCCAACGAGTCCGGTCAGCTGGGGGACGGTACTCAGGAAGGGCGGATGGAGGCCCGCCGGGTGGAGGGTTTAAGAGGAGTCGTAGCCATCGCGGCTGGGGATGCCCATAGCCTGGCCCTGACCGGGGAAGGAATCCTATATGCCTGGGGAAGGAATGGGTACGGGCAACTGGGCGACGGAACCCGGGAGAATCGCCTCAGGCCAGTGGTGGTCAAGTTTCCTTAACAGGGGCATCCAGGGCAGCTTTTAAAGCCTCTGCGACCTTGCGGTTCATGCCGGGCAGGCGGGCAAGCTCCTCCAAAGGGGCTTCCCTCAAAGCCTTAAGCCCCCCGTAGCGCTCCAGGAGGAGGCGCTTGCGGGTCTCCCCGATGCCGGGTATGCCGGCAAGCACCTGGAATAGCTCCTGGCTCCTCCGCTTTTGGTGGTAGCGGAGCCCGTTTTGGTGGGCCTCGTCCCGCAGGTGGATGAGGAGCTGGAGGGCAGGGTGGGTTAGGGGCAGGCGGATCTCCCGGCCCTCTTGGGTGATGAGGACCTCCTCCTTCTTGGCTAGGCCCACCAGGGGGAGGCTCAGGCCTGCTCTTTCTAAAGCCCGGGCTGCTGCCCGCACCTGGCCAAGCCCGCCATCGATCAGGAGGAGATCGGGGAGGGGCAGATCCTTTAGGCTTCCCGTGAAGCGCCGGTATACCCCCTCCTCCATGGCGGCGTAGTCGTCGTTTCCCGCCTTCAGGCGCATCCTGCGGTACTCCGCCCTCTTGGCCCTACCCCCCTCCAGGACGGCCATGGAAAAGACCCGGGCTTCCCCCTGGAGGTGGCTTACATCGTACCCCTCGAGGCGATAGGGCCTTTGGGATAGCCCCAGGATCTCCTGTAGGGCCTTTAGGGCCGGGTGGTCCCCC contains:
- a CDS encoding arginine--tRNA ligase yields the protein MVRRALEEAIQTALKELGLDLRLKVARAPKDKPGDYGVPLFALAKELRKPPQAIAEELKARLDLPPFVEEVIPVGGYLNFRIRTEDLLKEALRPKGPLPKREGLVLLEHTSVNPNKELHVGHLRNIALGDSLARILAFAGREVLVLNYIDDTGRQAAETLFALRHYGLAWDGKEKYDHFAGRAYVRLHQDPDYEKLQGEIEEVLHALERGELREEVNRILLAQMATMKALNAHYDLLVWESDIVRAGLLGQALEILERSPHVFRPTEGKYTGALVMDASPFIPGLEDPYFVLVRSGGAATYYAKDIAFQFWKMGLLQGLPFRSYENPYYPALRTSAPEGEPYTPAAKETVNVIDVRQSHPQALVRAALALAGRPDLAEGAFHLAYETVLLEGKQMSGRKGLSVSVDEVLEEAERRALKVIEEKNPGHPAKEEAARMVALGAIRFAMVKTEPKKQIDFRYAEALSFEGDTGPYVQYAHARAHSILRKAGEWGGADLAQATPYERELALALLDFEEAVLEAAEEKTPHPLAQYLLDLAASWNAYYHAKEGGQAATPVLTAPPGLRELRLSLVRSLQETLRGGLSLLGIPAPEVM
- a CDS encoding RCC1 domain-containing protein; translation: MLAAGSGHSLFLKQGVVKLGALWGWGWNYHGQLGDGTFLNRNRPVLLLQGVVAVAAGEAHTLALDPEGRVLAFGRNEEGQLGLGSLASQGRPVRVEGLPRIVGVAGGYAHSLFLAEGGVVYASGANVEGQLGDGTYEMRKSPVRVQGLPPIMAVVAGYFHSLAITREGQLYAWGANLSGQMGDGTVESRSRPLPVEGLSRVVQAVGGGSFSAALLGDGSVYVFGLDSATPKRLAGLPPIVALAAGREHLLCLTREGEVWALGANESGQLGDGTQEGRMEARRVEGLRGVVAIAAGDAHSLALTGEGILYAWGRNGYGQLGDGTRENRLRPVVVKFP